In a single window of the Dryobates pubescens isolate bDryPub1 chromosome Z, bDryPub1.pri, whole genome shotgun sequence genome:
- the PLAA gene encoding phospholipase A-2-activating protein — MASEGGAYRLRCSLVGHGQDVRGLTSSLFPQGGFVSVSRDRTARLWTPDGPNRAFTEMHCMSGHSNFVSCVCIIPPSDLYPRGLIATGGNDHNICIFTVDNSAPLYTLKGHKNTVCSLSSGKFGTLLSGSWDTTAKVWLNDRCMMTLQGHTAAIWAVKILPEQGLMLTGSADKTIKLWKAGRCERTFTGHEDCVRGLAILSDTEFLSCANDASVRRWQISGKCLQVYYGHTNYIYSISVFPHCKDFVTTGEDRSLRIWRRGECAQTIRLPAQSVWCCCVLDNGDIVVGASDGIIRVFTESLERTASAEEIQAFENELSQSSIDPKTGDLGDINAEDLPGREHLKDPGTRDGQTRLIKDDGKVEAYQWSVSEGRWIKIGDVVGSSGATQQTSGKVLFEGKEYDYVFTIDVNENGPSYKLPYSITDDPWLTAYNFLQKNDLNPMFLDQVAKFIMDNTKGQTLLSTSSEFSDPFTGAGRYVPGSSSGSSTMPAADPFTGAGRYVPGSASNAVAPVGGVDPYTGKGAYQSAAAKAENIYFPKKDAVTFDQANPMQILGKLKELNGRASEEHKLTEDDLIILEKLLSATCNTSAETPTAQQIQTLWRAIHWPEDIVFPALDILRLSVRHPTVNENFCSEKDHVQFIIHLLKFLNPKGKQANQLLALRALCNCFVSQAGQKLMMEQRDEIMTQAIEMRLSNNKNVHIALATLTLNYAVCLHKDNNVEGKAQCLSVISTIMEVVQDLEAVFRLLVALGTLISGDTNAVQLAKSLGVDSQIKKYASVSEPAKVKDCCRFVLNLL, encoded by the exons ATGGCGAGCGAGGGCGGCGCGTACCGGCTTCGCTGCTCCTTGGTGGGGCACGGGCAGGACGTGCGGGGCCTGAccagcagcctcttcccacaGGGTGGTTTCGTGTCTGTCTCCCGGGACCGAACTGCACGGCTTTGGACTCCTGATGG TCCTAACAGGGCATTTACTGAAATGCACTGCATGAGTGGCCACTCAAATTTTGTATCTTGTGTGTGCATCATACCTCCAAGTGACCTCTATCCTCGTGGGCTGATTGCAACTGGTGGCAATGATCATAATATTTGCATATTCACAGTTGATAACTCAGCGCCTCTTTATACCCTGAAGGGTCATAAGAACACAG TTTGCAGCCTTTCATCAGGGAAGTTTGGCACATTATTGAGTGGATCATGGGACACCACAGCCAAAGTGTGGTTGAATGACAGATGTATGATGACATTGCAG GGTCACACAGCTGCAATCTGGGCAGTGAAAATACTCCCTGAGCAAGGCTTAATGTTGACTGGGTCAGCTGACAAAACCATTAAACTGTGGAAGGCAGGCAGATGTGAAAGGACGTTCACTG GACATGAAGATTGTGTGAGAGGTTTGGCTATTCTCAGTGATACAGAATTCCTTTCCTGTGCTAATGATGCTAGTGTCCGAAGATGGCAGATCTCTGGCAAGTGTCTGCAGGTGTACTATGGACATACAAATTACATATACAGCATCTCTGTCTTCCCTCACTGTAAAG attttGTAACTACTGGAGAGGACAGATCTCTTAGAATCTGGAGACGAGGGGAATGTGCTCAAACAATCAGACTCCCAGCTCagtctgtgtggtgctgctgtgttttaGACAATGGTGACATCGTAGTTGGTGCAAG CGATGGAATTATCAGAGTTTTTACAGAGTCTTTGGAACGTACAGCAAGTGCTGAAGAGATTCAGGCTTTTGAAAATGAGCTTTCCCAATCATCCATTGATCCAAAAACTGGTGATTTAGGAGATATTAATGCTGAAGACCTTCCTGGAAGAGAACATCTTAAGGATCCTG GAACAAGAGATGGACAGACACGGCTTATTAAAGATGATGGGAAAGTAGAAGCCTACCAGTGGAGTGTTAGTGAAGGAAGATGGATAAAGATTGGTGATGTTGTTGGTTCTTCTGGAGCCACACAACAAACATCTGGAAAGGTTTTATTTGAAGGAAAG GAGTATGACTATGTTTTCACTATTGATGTAAATGAAAATGGGCCTTCCTACAAACTGCCATATAGTATCACTGATGATCCATGGCTGACTGCATACAACTTCCTGCAAAAGAATGATCTCAATCCCATGTTTCTGGATCAAGTGGCCAAGTTTATTATGGACAATACTAAGGGGCAAACATTGCTGAGTACAAGTTCTGAATTTTCAGATCCCTTTACAG GTGCTGGACGTTATGTTCCAGGCTCTTCATCTGGATCAAGTACCATGCCTGCAGCAGATCCATTTACAG GTGCTGGTCGCTATGTTCCTGGTTCAGCATCAAATGCAGTGGCTCCAGTGGGTGGGGTTGATCCATATACAG GAAAGGGTGCCTACCAGTCAGCTGCAGCTAAagctgaaaatatttattttccaaaGAAGGATGCTGTGACCTTTGACCAGGCCAATCCAATGCAGATACTGG GCAAGTTAAAGGAACTTAACGGCAGGGCAAGTGAAGAACATAAACTTACAGAAGATGACCTGATTATCCTAGAAAAGTTACTGTCAGCAACATGCAACACTTCTGCAGAAACACCTACAGCACAGCAAATCCAGACTTTATGGAGAGCCATTCACTGGCCAGAAG aTATTGTCTTTCCCGCTCTAGACATTCTTAGGTTGTCTGTCAGGCATCCCACTGTGAATGAGAACTTCTGCAGTGAAAAGGATCATGTACAATTTATCATCCACCTTCTTAAATTCCTGAACCCTAAAGGCAAGCAAGCAAACCAGCTCTTGGCACTTAGAGCTCTTTGCAATTGTTTTGTCAGCCAGGCAGGCCAGAAGCTTATGATGGAACAGAGGGATGAAATAATGACACAAGCAATAGAAATGAGATTGAGCAATAATAAGAACGTTCACATTGCACTTGCCACACTGACACTGAACTATGCTGTATGTTTACATAAAGACAACAATGTTGAGGGGAAAGCTCAATGTTTATCAGTAATCAGCACAATTATGGAAGTTGTTCAAGATCTTGAAGCCGTTTTTAGACTGCTTGTGGCTCTTGGGACGTTAATCAGTGGTGATACAAATGCTGTGCAATTAGCTAAGTCTCTTGGAGTTGACTCTCAAATAAAAAAGTATGCCTCTGTATCAGAACCAGCTAAAGTAAAGGATTGCTGTAGGTTTGTTCTTAATCTGCTCtaa